In Erpetoichthys calabaricus chromosome 4, fErpCal1.3, whole genome shotgun sequence, one genomic interval encodes:
- the waif2 gene encoding wnt-activated inhibitory factor 2: MAKRMIWICRCRSRAVLEIKGRPLYSGWFLITCTLFLLVRADSPCPFPCVCFENNGTVTCTDLNLSEVPPDIPPWVQTLKVTGNNITTIKTRSFLTNETSLEHVSTLSLLANNIQSIEAYAFEGLPNLMNLDLSNNKLQDVSADAFSGLRKLQNLNLSKSIAPSAENEVLNALGSLQSLRRLNLSSCQLSVASSRLPLQNLEMLDLTRNLIQNVDEETLYKWSQHKKLHIYLRFNPFLCCDLDAFYVWLKNSSQCADFGHLRCAGPETRNGTKIVSLKKEDLHCRLADLETVSYVFLGIVLALIGVIFLMVLYLNRKGIKRWLNNIREACRDQMEVYHYRYEQDSDPRLANVAV; the protein is encoded by the coding sequence ATGGCAAAAAGAATGATTTGGATATGTCGCTGTAGGAGCCGAGCGGTGCTGGAGATCAAGGGACGCCCGTTGTATTCCGGCTGGTTTCTGATCACGTGCACTTTGTTTCTCCTGGTGAGAGCTGACAGTCCTTGTCCCTTTCCTTGtgtttgttttgaaaataacGGGACAGTCACCTGCACTGACTTGAACCTTAGCGAGGTGCCACCAGACATTCCTCCATGGGTGCAAACGCTTAAAGTGACGGGAAACAACATTACAACAATTAAAACCAGATCGTTTTTAACGAACGAAACCTCACTTGAACATGTGTCTACTCTTTCTCTCCTCGCTAATAACATCCAGAGTATTGAAGCTTATGCATTCGAAGGATTACCCAATCTGATGAATTTGGATTTAAGTAACAATAAATTACAGGATGTTTCTGCGGATGCTTTCAGTGGATTGCGCAAGctgcaaaatttaaatttaagcaaATCTATCGCTCCCTCTGCAGAAAATGAGGTACTTAATGCACTGGGCAGTTTGCAAAGTCTGCGACGACTCAATTTGTCCAGCTGCCAGCTGTCAGTAGCCTCCAGCAGACTTCCTTTGCAAAATCTGGAGATGCTCGATCTGACAAGAAATTTAATTCAGAATGTGGACGAGGAGACGCTTTATAAATGGTCACAACATAAAAAACTTCACATTTATTTACGGTTCAACCCTTTCTTGTGCTGCGACCTTGACGCTTTTTATGTCTGGTTGAAGAACTCTTCGCAGTGCGCAGATTTCGGCCACCTGAGGTGCGCAGGACCAGAAACTAGAAATGGCACGAAAATCGTGAGCCTTAAAAAGGAGGATCTTCATTGCCGACTTGCGGATCTAGAGACCGTGTCCTATGTATTCCTGGGCATTGTATTAGCTCTGATTGGGGTAATATTCCTAATGGTGTTGTACTTAAATAGAAAAGGCATTAAAAGATGGTTAAATAACATCAGAGAAGCCTGTCGTGATCAGATGGAAGTTTATCATTACAGATATGAGCAAGATTCCGACCCCAGGCTTGCTAATGTGGCTGTCTAG